The following proteins are encoded in a genomic region of Leptospira fainei serovar Hurstbridge str. BUT 6:
- a CDS encoding MarR family winged helix-turn-helix transcriptional regulator, giving the protein MRADYVIHLLSRTRDRIQKFLARELEKQGILDLAPAHAGVLFALGKNGPMRMSELATALDRTNSTATALLDKMEELGYVIRTKLDQDERFTTAGLTEKGNRSVEKVIKASKITLNKLYKGLEETEKAQFMRLLSKIHANFEN; this is encoded by the coding sequence ATGAGAGCGGATTATGTAATTCATTTATTATCCAGAACTCGGGATAGAATCCAAAAATTTCTTGCACGAGAGCTGGAAAAACAGGGAATTCTCGATCTAGCTCCCGCTCATGCCGGGGTTCTTTTTGCATTGGGCAAGAATGGACCGATGAGAATGAGTGAGTTGGCGACGGCCCTGGACCGTACGAATTCGACCGCAACCGCCCTTTTGGACAAGATGGAAGAGCTCGGTTATGTGATAAGGACAAAGCTCGATCAAGACGAGCGATTTACCACTGCGGGCTTAACCGAAAAAGGAAACCGATCGGTGGAAAAAGTGATAAAAGCTTCTAAAATTACTTTAAACAAATTGTATAAAGGTTTGGAAGAAACTGAAAAAGCGCAATTCATGCGATTGCTTTCTAAAATCCATGCAAATTTCGAGAATTGA
- a CDS encoding DMT family transporter has product MKQFKNEGALILCTLVWGGTFTATKLSLVSVSPSLFLGIRFAIASAVFLIYALLQKPTKEYREEAKQSRIWIPVLLGFWMFLGFACQTIGLKFTTATKSGFLTGTLVVITPILQTIFFRRIPNAGNLLGVIIVMLGLFFLSFDPEAGIGKLSFQFHWGDVITIGGAFFFSLYILLMDRVSREVSIQTLLLSQTLTTSILSFLLALGLDYLGLETLMWHWETGVLPALIYNGLISSVGTTFLQTKYQKAVTPTRAGLIFSLEPVFSAVIAYYTLGERMQFVGLLGCGLVMTGVLFAELFGSSKERVTKKED; this is encoded by the coding sequence ATGAAGCAATTCAAAAATGAGGGAGCTCTCATACTATGTACTTTGGTATGGGGAGGGACGTTTACTGCAACGAAACTGAGTTTAGTTTCCGTTTCTCCGTCCCTTTTTTTGGGGATTCGATTTGCGATCGCCTCTGCGGTATTTTTAATTTATGCGCTTCTACAAAAGCCGACGAAGGAATATCGCGAAGAAGCTAAGCAATCCCGTATTTGGATCCCCGTTCTTTTGGGGTTCTGGATGTTTCTCGGATTCGCTTGTCAAACGATCGGCCTAAAGTTCACGACGGCAACAAAGTCCGGATTTTTAACCGGAACATTAGTTGTCATAACTCCCATTCTGCAGACTATCTTTTTTCGTCGAATTCCAAATGCGGGAAACTTACTCGGCGTAATCATCGTTATGCTAGGCTTATTCTTTCTTTCATTCGACCCCGAAGCAGGCATTGGGAAGCTATCCTTTCAGTTCCATTGGGGGGACGTTATAACGATCGGGGGAGCTTTTTTCTTTTCACTTTATATTCTCTTAATGGATAGGGTAAGTAGAGAAGTATCCATACAAACCCTGCTTTTGTCGCAAACGTTGACTACGAGCATACTTTCTTTCCTGTTAGCCTTAGGATTGGATTATTTAGGATTGGAGACCTTGATGTGGCATTGGGAAACGGGAGTGTTACCGGCTCTGATTTATAACGGTTTAATTTCTTCCGTCGGAACGACATTTTTACAAACCAAATATCAAAAAGCGGTAACTCCAACTAGGGCGGGTTTGATATTTTCACTTGAACCGGTTTTTTCGGCGGTTATCGCATACTACACATTAGGTGAACGTATGCAATTCGTCGGTTTACTCGGGTGCGGTTTGGTTATGACCGGCGTGCTGTTTGCGGAACTTTTCGGGTCCTCCAAAGAAAGAGTCACGAAAAAAGAAGATTGA
- a CDS encoding DUF5777 family beta-barrel protein, whose amino-acid sequence MKKNYFTILLFLISSSLFGEGSAFMSPTLINMPSTENVGYRNLDLRFNHRFGDAQNGFKDLFGLDSGANILIGADYGLTKAISVGAARISENKTYELRSKIRLLSQSSILPFTMSLWGVASQDTDKEIIPLNPTVQPPSTGISILDANISQNVNHYTLTDNDKRSYMASILISRKFNKYFSLQLSPTFVHRNFVKSTLRNDRFGVDVGGRLKLFKRVDFTFEAIFTRQRDYIGTDYTSASRQTALQGVQTLTATDINTLYVLPRDLPAVYFQNIVIHKHVPHYTVPFSFGVDFETGGHVFQLFITDIRALAQTKLLNGGDFDFGKRQYSIGFNIHRSFSFEEESKPNEWEETKTDSSTPVGHSSEHQQESTKESEKK is encoded by the coding sequence ATGAAAAAGAATTATTTTACCATCCTGCTTTTCCTGATTTCATCCTCTCTTTTTGGAGAAGGCTCCGCGTTCATGAGCCCGACGCTAATCAATATGCCCTCAACGGAAAACGTTGGATATAGAAATTTAGATCTTAGATTCAATCATAGATTCGGAGACGCTCAAAACGGCTTTAAGGATCTTTTCGGGTTGGATTCGGGGGCCAATATTTTGATCGGAGCCGATTACGGACTTACAAAAGCGATTTCAGTGGGAGCCGCAAGAATCTCTGAGAATAAAACCTACGAGTTACGCTCTAAAATTCGGTTATTGTCGCAATCTTCGATTTTGCCGTTCACTATGAGCTTGTGGGGAGTCGCTTCGCAAGACACGGATAAGGAAATTATTCCTTTAAATCCTACAGTACAGCCTCCTTCGACCGGCATTTCCATACTGGATGCGAATATTTCCCAAAACGTAAATCATTATACCTTAACGGACAATGATAAAAGAAGTTATATGGCTTCGATTTTAATTTCCAGAAAATTCAATAAATATTTTTCTCTGCAACTTTCGCCTACGTTCGTTCATCGTAATTTCGTGAAATCCACGCTTCGGAACGATCGATTCGGAGTCGATGTGGGGGGGAGGCTTAAATTATTTAAGCGAGTGGATTTTACATTCGAAGCCATCTTTACTAGACAACGCGACTATATCGGTACTGATTACACCTCGGCCAGCAGACAAACCGCTTTACAGGGAGTCCAAACCCTAACCGCGACCGACATCAATACTCTTTATGTCCTGCCGAGGGATCTGCCTGCCGTATATTTTCAAAATATAGTCATCCATAAACATGTTCCTCATTATACCGTTCCGTTTAGCTTCGGCGTCGATTTTGAAACTGGAGGCCATGTATTTCAGCTTTTTATCACCGACATACGGGCCTTGGCGCAAACCAAACTTCTCAACGGAGGTGATTTCGATTTCGGAAAACGTCAATATTCGATCGGATTTAATATTCACAGAAGCTTCTCTTTCGAAGAAGAGAGCAAGCCTAACGAATGGGAAGAGACAAAAACCGATAGCTCCACTCCGGTTGGGCATTCCTCCGAGCACCAGCAGGAATCCACAAAAGAATCGGAGAAAAAATAG
- a CDS encoding RNA polymerase sigma factor, whose product MPEKNPIVEVYEINKKSLFVYFYSLTGDFDKADDLVQEVFLILTNDPRKFDPQKGNFYSWAKIVGRNLYFGSRRKTSKVLEGMDMNSIASRLPDEPHIETESIAGLSECLKELPDHQRKVIDAKYLTRDSLETIGSKLGITKRSVSRRYAEALRNLRNCLKSKGVGL is encoded by the coding sequence ATGCCTGAAAAGAACCCAATCGTCGAAGTTTACGAAATTAACAAAAAATCCCTATTCGTTTATTTCTATTCGTTAACCGGAGATTTTGACAAAGCTGACGACCTAGTACAGGAGGTTTTTCTAATCCTAACGAATGATCCTAGGAAATTCGATCCGCAAAAAGGGAATTTCTACTCTTGGGCTAAAATCGTAGGTCGTAATCTTTACTTCGGAAGCCGGCGGAAAACCTCGAAAGTATTGGAAGGAATGGATATGAATTCGATCGCATCAAGATTACCCGACGAACCGCATATCGAAACCGAAAGTATAGCCGGACTTTCCGAATGTTTAAAAGAACTCCCGGACCATCAACGCAAAGTCATCGATGCAAAATATCTCACTCGCGATAGTTTAGAAACGATCGGTTCCAAATTAGGAATCACGAAACGGTCTGTCAGCAGACGGTATGCCGAAGCTCTGCGAAACCTTCGAAATTGCTTAAAGAGCAAAGGAGTCGGTTTATGA
- a CDS encoding M14 family zinc carboxypeptidase, giving the protein MPPVQFRFRFRLSIILAGCLILSFFASCIYRTTIPARPLNDSGKTILVRVDRSAKEEFLRITDYRIPFTFEEKDSYYAVLPKATLKQYGFPKNGISIVGKYPFKYYSGNYQDLTNESIFALGDVRKGYKDNSLNFHYLYWTTKLFPGQASFEVIGKSARGSDIFAILLTDTRRSDDGKVSLLFNCAHHSNEVISVEHCYDVIYGILSSKKDYSDALSKLKIWIVPIVNPDGAKVFWHDTIAMGRKNGAPGYGPILEKDNPGVDINRNYPFFWGKTKSNQTSSVPASTFYRGPSPASEPETKAMIALAEKERFAGSISYHAYANCILVPYSIDDTKNPDPDLTWELGKKIASEIRSYNPEKSFQARKNIYGVDGVDQDYFFFKYGTLAYLLETSHSNPPYSDVPKIVESMRPAWTLLLEEILEGNKIFFRIRDEGGHPLSVNVIYENQTFFQNETRSSRPRDGIFFQSFPSLRKIRIRLEKEGYETLYWEGPTWKSWKAVDLVLKKTRY; this is encoded by the coding sequence TTGCCTCCGGTGCAATTCCGATTTCGATTTCGCTTATCCATTATTCTCGCAGGATGTCTGATTCTTTCCTTTTTCGCATCCTGCATATATAGAACGACAATACCCGCCCGTCCTCTTAACGATTCCGGTAAAACGATTTTGGTGCGGGTGGATAGAAGCGCCAAGGAAGAGTTTCTTCGAATCACGGATTATCGCATTCCGTTCACTTTCGAAGAGAAAGATTCGTATTATGCGGTATTGCCAAAGGCGACCCTCAAGCAATACGGTTTTCCAAAAAACGGGATATCGATCGTAGGCAAATATCCATTTAAATACTATTCGGGAAATTATCAGGATTTAACCAACGAATCCATTTTCGCTCTAGGCGACGTAAGAAAAGGATATAAGGATAATTCTCTAAATTTTCATTATTTATACTGGACCACAAAGTTATTTCCCGGCCAAGCATCGTTCGAGGTAATCGGGAAATCGGCCAGAGGTTCGGACATTTTTGCGATCCTATTGACCGATACTCGCCGCTCCGACGATGGAAAAGTTTCCCTTCTTTTTAATTGCGCTCATCATTCTAACGAAGTGATTTCGGTGGAGCATTGCTACGACGTGATCTACGGTATTTTATCCTCTAAAAAGGACTATTCGGATGCTCTTTCCAAACTGAAGATCTGGATCGTGCCGATCGTTAATCCGGACGGTGCCAAAGTTTTTTGGCACGATACGATCGCCATGGGGAGAAAAAACGGAGCTCCAGGTTATGGGCCTATTTTAGAAAAGGATAATCCGGGCGTCGATATCAACCGGAACTATCCTTTTTTTTGGGGGAAGACGAAGTCCAATCAGACTTCTTCGGTTCCCGCTAGTACGTTTTATCGCGGGCCTAGTCCCGCTTCGGAGCCGGAAACCAAGGCAATGATTGCTTTGGCGGAAAAAGAAAGATTCGCGGGTTCGATTAGCTATCACGCTTATGCGAATTGCATTTTGGTACCTTATTCCATCGATGATACCAAAAATCCGGATCCGGATCTTACTTGGGAGCTCGGAAAAAAAATAGCGTCGGAAATTCGCAGTTATAACCCCGAAAAGTCGTTTCAAGCCAGGAAAAATATCTACGGAGTGGACGGCGTCGACCAGGATTACTTTTTCTTTAAATATGGTACTCTCGCTTATCTTTTGGAAACGTCTCATTCCAACCCTCCTTATTCCGACGTTCCGAAGATCGTAGAGTCGATGCGACCCGCTTGGACTTTGCTCCTGGAGGAAATTTTAGAAGGAAACAAAATCTTCTTCCGTATTCGCGACGAGGGGGGGCATCCTTTATCGGTTAATGTAATATACGAGAATCAGACGTTCTTTCAAAATGAAACCCGCTCTTCGCGTCCGAGAGACGGAATTTTCTTTCAATCGTTTCCTTCCCTCCGAAAGATACGAATTCGTCTGGAAAAGGAGGGTTATGAGACTTTGTATTGGGAAGGGCCGACTTGGAAATCCTGGAAAGCGGTGGATTTGGTCTTGAAGAAGACAAGATATTGA
- a CDS encoding formylglycine-generating enzyme family protein, producing MIAPHILGNPDADKPCRGKKIPNMKCIPAGDFIRGSNKYELDERPERSVYISDFFMDTYEVTNADFDKCTAAGKCKDCLQNGTCDFIGPKYGDPYLKPKQPVVGVSWYTAKEYCEWVGKRLPTEAEWEKAARGPNGNLYPWGNKPATCKNAVINVEKHKGCAQEILDPPNLMPTADVGSRAPGIYGLYDMAGNSWEWVQDWYAPSYAACGEDCQGVDPQGPCQGQEPCPGYDRKVLKGGSWWWSAYYARGSKRRAHIPQNFPEYHHFGFRCAKDPDE from the coding sequence ATGATCGCTCCTCATATCCTAGGCAATCCGGATGCGGATAAACCTTGCCGAGGAAAGAAAATTCCAAATATGAAATGCATCCCCGCGGGAGACTTTATTCGCGGAAGTAATAAATACGAGTTGGACGAACGACCGGAAAGAAGCGTATATATAAGCGACTTTTTTATGGATACATACGAAGTTACGAATGCCGACTTCGATAAATGCACTGCCGCCGGGAAATGTAAGGATTGTCTTCAAAACGGAACCTGCGATTTTATAGGTCCGAAATACGGAGATCCTTATCTTAAACCTAAACAACCCGTAGTCGGAGTTAGCTGGTATACTGCAAAGGAATACTGCGAGTGGGTGGGTAAACGATTGCCGACCGAGGCGGAATGGGAGAAGGCGGCTCGCGGTCCTAACGGAAATCTATATCCTTGGGGAAACAAACCCGCTACCTGTAAAAATGCCGTCATCAATGTTGAAAAACATAAGGGCTGTGCGCAGGAAATATTGGATCCCCCCAATCTCATGCCGACTGCCGATGTGGGAAGTAGAGCTCCCGGAATATACGGCCTCTACGATATGGCGGGCAATTCCTGGGAATGGGTTCAGGATTGGTACGCTCCGAGCTATGCGGCTTGCGGAGAAGACTGTCAAGGCGTCGATCCGCAAGGTCCTTGCCAAGGACAAGAACCCTGTCCGGGATATGATAGAAAGGTGTTAAAAGGGGGATCCTGGTGGTGGTCCGCCTATTATGCAAGAGGTTCCAAGCGAAGGGCACATATTCCGCAGAACTTCCCCGAATATCACCATTTCGGATTCCGATGTGCAAAGGATCCGGACGAATAA
- a CDS encoding YceI family protein produces MKFQAESINGRLYVLRILFLTISVLPIYKIVGVELPNSILKVASGKVYFKSDAPQEIIRGVGQTVSGEIDPIQKTLTINVDLRDFTTANRLRDNHLHDNYLESDDFPFAIYKGRLLSFDSITGKAKTIGTLYLHGREKSDFAIEGILSLKDGSLQYTATFAVLLRDFSIEVPKLLNLKLNQKIEVKTVFILESPQ; encoded by the coding sequence ATGAAATTCCAAGCAGAGTCGATTAATGGAAGATTATACGTATTAAGAATTCTATTCTTAACGATTTCGGTTTTACCAATATACAAAATCGTCGGAGTCGAGTTACCGAATTCGATTCTAAAAGTCGCCTCCGGTAAAGTTTATTTCAAAAGCGACGCACCGCAAGAAATCATTCGAGGCGTCGGACAAACCGTTTCCGGTGAAATCGACCCCATTCAAAAAACGTTAACTATCAACGTTGATCTCCGCGACTTCACGACTGCAAATCGACTCCGGGATAATCACTTGCACGATAATTATCTGGAAAGCGATGATTTTCCCTTTGCTATATATAAAGGGAGACTTCTTTCCTTCGACTCGATCACGGGAAAAGCAAAAACGATCGGCACTCTTTATCTTCACGGAAGAGAAAAAAGCGACTTTGCCATCGAAGGGATTTTATCCCTGAAAGACGGAAGCCTCCAATACACCGCCACGTTCGCGGTGCTGCTGAGAGATTTTTCCATCGAAGTACCTAAATTACTGAATCTGAAGTTAAACCAAAAAATCGAAGTCAAAACCGTTTTTATCTTAGAAAGCCCTCAATGA
- a CDS encoding LIC11213 family lipoprotein, giving the protein MCSVLIFTAALVLSCENSGADKIRGGELETLLLSGQQISYQCSVAKPTFASLDQGQGITSHCGQCHSGGNIHAGVDVTSYTSLSSVVVPNNPNASILFRVVIPGGLMSQFTSDPLNQAIYCWIKGGASP; this is encoded by the coding sequence ATGTGTTCTGTCCTAATTTTTACAGCAGCATTAGTTTTATCCTGCGAAAATTCCGGAGCCGATAAAATCAGAGGAGGGGAGTTGGAGACTCTTCTTCTCAGCGGGCAACAAATATCTTATCAATGTTCGGTCGCGAAACCCACCTTTGCCAGTCTCGATCAAGGACAGGGAATCACTTCTCACTGCGGACAATGTCATAGTGGGGGAAATATACACGCGGGAGTGGACGTTACGAGTTATACCTCTTTGTCCTCGGTGGTCGTCCCGAATAATCCGAACGCTAGTATCTTATTTCGGGTGGTTATTCCAGGCGGCCTAATGTCCCAGTTCACTTCGGATCCATTAAACCAGGCGATTTACTGTTGGATTAAAGGGGGTGCAAGCCCATGA
- a CDS encoding DUF2147 domain-containing protein: protein MRKLLILSIALAAFLVSDGIFADPLPVVGKWKTIDDEDGTEKSVVEVYEQGGKVYAKIVSLRDPNDKDGKPKVCTKCEGADKDKPVVGLIIMKGLSVDGDEFTGGTIMDPNNGKTYKCKIKAVDGGKKLNVRGFIGFSLIGRTQTWVKK from the coding sequence ATGAGAAAATTACTCATTCTTTCTATTGCCTTGGCTGCATTTCTCGTTTCAGACGGGATTTTCGCAGATCCTCTTCCCGTTGTAGGGAAGTGGAAGACGATCGACGATGAGGACGGTACCGAAAAATCGGTCGTGGAAGTCTACGAACAAGGCGGAAAGGTTTACGCTAAGATTGTCAGTCTACGGGATCCGAACGATAAAGACGGAAAACCCAAGGTTTGCACAAAATGCGAGGGCGCCGATAAAGATAAGCCGGTTGTGGGATTAATCATTATGAAAGGCCTTTCAGTCGACGGTGACGAATTTACCGGTGGTACGATTATGGACCCGAATAATGGTAAAACGTATAAATGTAAAATAAAAGCCGTTGACGGCGGAAAAAAACTGAACGTACGCGGATTCATCGGATTTTCGTTGATTGGGCGCACTCAAACTTGGGTTAAAAAATAA
- a CDS encoding SpoIIE family protein phosphatase: MNTQNTDTFRESEIASLTQIPKTDSGENYFSVYSHTIRCSSSVGQNGDCPYRVAVYLPFCPSGCILLREGSVLESDINLYKRQKKNVSRPRIVPIEGFTGEEHLDLVLSPFAGPRSLREDPILGTFEEIQSVFLLKATRVLFFTSLELFSFIFFIFIYVRRRLDKFNLSFSILNLSLALWYPSYEGWSLYVFDSPWTYVFFGYSLGAFLPILFHEFTRGIFQSPRDKIGTTLEITFLIHALWPSLEYGFTGGLSFFGRYAFDTFIAVLVLFFVYTTYIFVQYRKTSILSFRWVVSGLVLVATSSFYTVLSFAGIGNAGTWVNESFLGLTLLFSLALAKRYAEVFRALENSQGKLQILNESLESKVEERTRIIELQKTELEQKGKILAKDLSIAGKIQSSLLPRELPVIPHASMAYRYRPMMEVGGDLLDVLYDPKSSTLGMFIGDVTGHGVSAALLASMVKMTLGNWANHLQDPSTLLLHIREQLEGKLDGHFLTATFITIDLKTGHALIANAGHPECLVLRKNGQIEFYRPKGVAIYESIPTDYQTEVVPLLPGDKVVLYTDGIPDARNSEGDLLGEEYLAEILKQNANLTPEHLCDAVMKAVQAYQGENFAYQHQDDMALLVAEYIG; the protein is encoded by the coding sequence TTGAATACGCAAAATACAGATACGTTTCGTGAAAGCGAGATAGCTTCCCTCACTCAAATCCCTAAAACGGATTCCGGAGAAAATTATTTCTCCGTGTATTCCCATACGATTCGATGTTCCTCATCCGTAGGACAAAACGGAGATTGCCCGTATCGAGTAGCCGTCTATCTTCCATTTTGTCCTTCGGGTTGTATTCTTTTACGAGAAGGAAGCGTATTAGAATCGGATATAAATTTATATAAACGGCAAAAAAAGAATGTCTCAAGGCCGAGAATCGTACCGATCGAAGGCTTTACCGGAGAAGAGCATTTGGATCTCGTTTTATCACCTTTTGCGGGTCCGAGAAGCTTGCGCGAAGATCCGATCTTAGGAACATTCGAAGAAATTCAGTCGGTTTTTTTATTGAAAGCGACTAGAGTTCTATTCTTCACTTCGTTAGAACTCTTTTCGTTCATCTTTTTTATATTCATTTACGTAAGAAGAAGACTGGACAAATTTAATCTCTCTTTTTCGATCCTGAATCTTTCCTTAGCGTTATGGTATCCTTCTTACGAAGGTTGGAGCCTATACGTATTCGATTCTCCATGGACTTACGTTTTCTTTGGGTATTCTTTAGGCGCTTTTTTACCGATCCTCTTTCATGAATTCACTCGCGGGATTTTTCAATCTCCGAGGGATAAAATCGGAACAACATTAGAGATTACTTTTTTAATTCATGCTCTCTGGCCTTCGTTGGAATACGGGTTCACCGGCGGGTTATCATTTTTCGGCCGGTATGCTTTCGATACGTTCATCGCCGTCCTAGTTCTATTCTTCGTCTATACCACATATATATTCGTACAATATCGTAAAACCAGCATATTGTCCTTTCGATGGGTCGTTTCCGGATTAGTTTTGGTGGCGACATCCTCCTTTTACACCGTCCTTTCATTCGCAGGAATCGGTAATGCGGGTACTTGGGTGAATGAAAGCTTTTTAGGACTGACGCTTTTATTCAGTCTCGCGCTTGCAAAACGTTATGCGGAAGTATTTAGAGCTTTGGAGAATTCACAAGGCAAATTGCAAATATTAAACGAATCACTCGAATCGAAAGTGGAAGAGAGAACCCGCATAATCGAATTACAAAAGACCGAATTAGAACAAAAAGGAAAAATCCTCGCTAAGGATCTTTCGATCGCCGGCAAGATCCAATCCTCTCTACTTCCAAGAGAACTCCCGGTCATTCCTCACGCCTCGATGGCATACCGCTACCGACCTATGATGGAAGTGGGCGGTGATCTATTGGATGTTCTCTATGACCCCAAATCTTCGACTCTGGGAATGTTCATTGGGGACGTGACCGGACACGGAGTTTCCGCAGCTTTACTCGCATCAATGGTGAAGATGACTTTAGGAAATTGGGCAAACCATCTACAGGATCCTTCGACGCTATTGTTACATATACGAGAGCAATTGGAAGGAAAGCTGGATGGACATTTTTTAACCGCCACGTTTATCACCATCGATTTAAAGACAGGCCATGCCTTAATCGCCAATGCAGGACATCCGGAATGTTTGGTCTTACGAAAGAACGGGCAAATCGAATTCTATCGTCCGAAAGGAGTCGCAATATATGAATCGATTCCTACCGATTATCAAACGGAAGTCGTTCCTCTACTTCCGGGAGACAAAGTAGTCCTGTATACGGACGGAATTCCTGACGCAAGGAACTCCGAGGGAGATCTATTAGGCGAAGAATATCTTGCGGAAATATTGAAGCAAAACGCGAACCTGACTCCGGAGCATTTGTGCGATGCGGTTATGAAAGCCGTACAAGCATACCAAGGTGAAAACTTTGCCTATCAGCATCAGGACGATATGGCATTATTGGTGGCGGAATATATCGGATAG
- a CDS encoding glucose 1-dehydrogenase produces the protein MTKNKTAVITGSARGIGKEIGRIFAKRGLNVVISDLDQTNCEETANELKNEAGSPVLGKACDVRSKEQNKSLGEFALDQFGSLDIWINNAGVVDDDLLIRLSEEKWDFVQEVCLKGAFLGTQTAAKIMLKSKKGRIINIGSVSGFYGNGGQSNYSSAKAGLMALTKSSARELASRNITVNCVAAGFIANGFAPNLSEEIKNSILNTIPLKIDRNPEEAVASAVYFLASEEADWITGTTLRVDGGMMIGF, from the coding sequence ATGACCAAGAATAAAACGGCGGTGATCACCGGTTCTGCACGGGGAATCGGTAAAGAGATCGGAAGAATTTTCGCGAAACGGGGACTTAACGTAGTTATCTCCGATCTGGACCAGACCAATTGCGAGGAGACGGCCAATGAATTAAAGAATGAGGCCGGAAGTCCTGTCTTAGGGAAGGCCTGCGACGTTCGATCCAAAGAACAAAACAAATCTTTAGGAGAATTCGCTTTGGATCAATTCGGTTCTCTTGATATCTGGATCAATAATGCGGGAGTGGTAGATGACGATCTTTTGATCCGCCTTAGCGAAGAAAAATGGGATTTTGTACAGGAGGTTTGTTTAAAGGGAGCTTTCTTGGGAACGCAAACGGCCGCTAAAATCATGCTCAAATCCAAGAAAGGAAGAATCATCAATATAGGATCAGTTTCGGGATTTTACGGGAATGGGGGGCAGAGTAATTATTCCTCGGCCAAAGCGGGCCTGATGGCTCTCACTAAATCCTCCGCAAGAGAATTAGCATCCCGTAATATAACCGTCAATTGCGTCGCAGCGGGATTTATCGCGAACGGGTTCGCTCCGAACCTATCGGAAGAGATAAAAAATTCCATCTTGAATACGATTCCATTAAAGATAGATAGAAATCCGGAAGAAGCCGTCGCCTCGGCAGTATATTTCTTAGCGTCCGAAGAAGCGGACTGGATTACGGGAACAACCTTAAGAGTGGACGGAGGAATGATGATCGGATTTTAG
- a CDS encoding DUF2147 domain-containing protein, translating to MNRIFISLYLILLFLITGNLLAQPIPVTGSWKTINEQGKEESIVEIYEQGGKIFGKVTSLAEPNDKDGKPARCTECDGAEKDKPVLGMVIIKGLSSDGDKWSGGRILDPNDGVWYKCFLRSVEGGKKLEVRGYVGFSLLGRTQYWIKK from the coding sequence ATGAACCGAATTTTTATTTCACTGTATTTAATTTTGTTATTTCTGATTACGGGGAATCTACTCGCACAACCGATCCCCGTAACCGGTTCCTGGAAGACGATTAACGAGCAAGGAAAAGAAGAATCGATCGTCGAAATCTACGAGCAGGGCGGGAAAATCTTCGGAAAGGTTACGAGTTTGGCGGAACCGAACGATAAGGACGGGAAACCTGCGAGATGCACCGAATGCGACGGAGCGGAAAAGGATAAACCCGTATTGGGCATGGTAATCATAAAGGGATTATCCTCCGACGGCGATAAATGGAGCGGTGGGCGCATACTAGACCCCAACGACGGAGTCTGGTACAAATGCTTTCTTCGGTCGGTCGAAGGGGGGAAAAAATTAGAAGTCCGAGGCTATGTGGGTTTTTCGCTGCTTGGCAGGACTCAGTACTGGATAAAAAAATAA